AACCTTTGCCTTCTTCCCCAATATTCAGGGTAAAAAGCAACCAGTTCTCAAAGCTGACTACTACTATTAAAATACTCGCTCAGCAGCTACTAGACTTAATATTTTCGCTCACTCATCGGTCTTGGGTTACTACACTGATATCTAAAAACAGAAAATTAACAAAGCTTACCTATTGTAAAATGTACCAAAACTACTTCAATGTTGACATTATCTGTTAAATAGAGCCAGTACCCAAATTTGTATGTTGCAAACTCATGCCTTAGCATACACGCTACGCAATTCGACCACACATAATTTTGCAATCGCGACGTTGTCAAAAGAGATGAGGCTATTATAATTGCCTACGGGCTGTCTGTGTAAGGTTAATAGGGCAAAAGTAGACAATTCAGGCTTGATGAGAATTAGTAATTACTGCAGTTTTTGCTGATGATAGGTAAAAAGTAACTCCTGGAAGTAACTTTTCGCATTGTTTGTCATTTGCATCAGGCATTGGTAAGTTAAAAGATGGATTGGAAGGGGAGAGGCCAGGGGAGAGGGTGATGTTCATCATGTTTGTGTGCATTTTTAAAAAGCTTTCTTGTCTAACATTGCTAACATGTCTAGGCTAAAGACAGTTGCAGATTTGGCTAAAGACAGTTGCAGATTTGGTCATTCAGCTGTATTTTGCCATTGGTACTCCCGTTGGTACTATACACTCCCATACACCccttgtgaatatttttgcatttttctcaaaaaataataacacactggtaacaaactacaaaggttatgtataggggcaaggaatccagtttacactggaatttcagtgactcaagacaaaatatatatataatatatttaagaAAGATATTTGTgataagaggtaccgctagaatgtacctcaatattattataatgaaccactagTCTTGAATCtctaaaatttcagtgaagtaataatTACTGGTTAATTATTGGATTTCTTGCCTCTAAATTCAAGAAAAGTTGAGAGTGTCGCTGTGGATCAAATGACACCTTTAATGGCTTAAAACTTTTATCAATTTGAAAttataacatttattttaacAAGACCTGTATAAATTGTCTTGATTTTGTTAGCAGGTTTATGGGATCTACATGTATCATCATGCAGAAATACTCTGATCCATGCACACCACAGACCTTGGAGAACATTGCCTATGATTCTGAACGCAAGTTCCATGTTCCAGAGTGTGCTTTCCATGAAGTGTATCCAAACATCATTATTGGAGGAGAGTGAGTcaatctatttatttttaaaatagtttgttttgttatttttgtgtAGCTGTATGTGGCCCTGTGACCAGGCCCCGCGAACATATCAGCGCAAGTTTAGTTGCAGATGCAACCTCTTTGGGTATACTAAGAGCATGGAAGTAGACACTGAAGCAACAGAGAAGTAGTGTTAATTTTATTCTGCGTGGAAACATGTGTCTTGGTGGGACATTCCTGTATATGGACAATAAAGCCATTTAGACcatcagatgttaattttgttTTAGTTTCCTTTAGAGCGATTGcgaaaaggtcattagttcaaattgtcctccagaagacatgcaaatggatggagtaaaaAAGAATCAATACCACtttaacaggtgattggtattgtactccatagatttacatgtcttctggaggacgatttgaactaatgaccttgcGTGCAACCACCCTATATTGACCCCATGCCTCAAATTtttgattttgtcaaaattatcatTATGTTTAATAAAGAACATTATTTATATATGAACAAGTCTAACTGTAGAAGGAAATATCTGTAAAACAAGCATATAAAAAACTCCGGGGCACTTCAAtatcatatgtgtacatccatatcaaaagcgatgcacttgtaggctgctacatgtgtttcatttcacataatagctaggaataaataccagacccatctccaagtggaggtcacttcaaatcatccccaaagtcatatagttaaggaatgttctctgtattcctaaaccatgtgacttggggatgatttaagtgacctccactttgaaatgagtctggtatttattcctaatatgtgaaatgagacacatgtaacaGCCGATaagtgcatcgcttttgatatggaATACATATGGAAACGTAGTCTCTTTTGCTCTCAAGAATTGTCCACTGGCTCGTACAGCAAATCACTATGTCGATTTCAGCGGAAAAGCGGGCGATGGTCATAttttaatttctaaaaaaaatccaaaaagatACCAACACGGGCCGTTCAGCATTTAATAGGTTATAGTATTTCCTAATTAAGCTGTAAAAGTCATAAATGTAGGTTATTGTGCATAAAGTGGACGGAAATTACAAGCCCACCTTTCTAGTATCAAAAATGCCTCATATTCAGCATCCTCACACAGAGATTTCACGTCTTTCGCCGGCTGGGTGATATTCCTGAAACCAGTAGTCCTGAACGGATTGGCCGATGATGGCGGGGCTTTTTACGTTCTCTTCGTAATTTATTCACAAAAAATAATATGTAAAAgtttttctgattggttaaaaaattTCAACGGACGGTAGGAAAATGTGAAGCCCCATCCAATCACGATAGTTGTGACATGAGCCGATCACACAAAGACCGTAGGATAGGAATGACTGCGCATGCTCCAATGAACTGGACGCTACCTCGCCATTTATGAGTACGGGAACAcatgcaaaatattaataaattcaaCTGTTGTAATTGAACATGTTTTAATATAATAAGATTCAAATGTAGGCTTACTACCAATAGTAACTAATTTATGCCTTTGATATGCTTCCGTTAGAGTGATAAAAGTAGTTTAAACATGAACATTAATGCTTTATGGTCTCAttgtttatgtaggcctattgatttaCCCGTGCAAGAAAATGGTATTGCCCATGCGATAACAATAGCCTGTCCTTGGAATCATTGATCTGTgaaatgtaaacatggtaaacgcaCATGCACTGATAATGCACATAGCTTGGAGCACATCGTTCAGCATTTAAAGAGActtttgcactaaaacattttcatatgaaatggatataggtgtagggctggcaccttcgcactaaggggcattcgtgatagcaaaatgtaaaaatatggggtcattgggtgagagcatgatttttggcattcggtgagagcaaaatgtaaaaaatatggggtcattgggtgagaacatgacctttttttaaatggaatctttgggtgagagcgaaacagcaccacagaaaccttgaaaacgaatttctagttctaaatggcttcaaatttctttgttttttcaaaataagtaacaaaatcagtgataaatgaaagttgctgttcaatttGAACTAGTACTACTAGTagtaggggtctttgggtgacagatcaaagggaaaaatagggggtcttcgggggaaagagggtgtgttggtaaaaaataaggggtctttgggtgacagcgacgctgaaaaagggggtcttaacagccctacatacgtgtcacctccaaagttgggaGTACCCCCggaaaaaaactattaaaaatccACTGATTATTATCATTGGTCATGGTTCCTGTGGAGAAAATGCAGCATAAATTTGTGTCCAAACCCACTTTTGCAGATACAAGTCTGAAAAGCTGAAAAGGAGCATGGACTTGATGTGCTATGGTAGCTTAATTTCTGACCTAAAGACTCAAAACCGACAGGCAGTGACATATGTTCAGCAAAGTAAATCGTCATTATGAATAAGAACCTTTATTGGATGGGCCagctggtggggggggggggcatctggCATAATTACAAACACTAGCATACTGCTGTTGAATGAATAGAGTGTCTAGACCCCTAGGGTTTGCAATATTATAATGCCCACATTGGTAACAAAGATATAATATACTGCACcgagaaagtatccttacacttggaaaaataatcacaatttcaaaactgaaccatattggggtaaatttgtttttgtaatagatgcactatctaatcttgcacattatgacaccacattgaatccaatgtgacctcaagaaataaagttacaagcaattgaatagacgaaggtccagttataaaagtgacaaattggtctatacaaggcgcaaaaagattccaacaagcgcaacaaaagagactacacagtttcttcaatgaagccttatttacatgtaaagcagtatttatttcagtttttacttctctgtacttttcataacttgcattttatttgtcagctcttttgtttcagttttcttttgttccttttgttttaaattaaaggcacgcacaaattagccatttaccactctcaaatcagatgtctagtccgtggagttttgaataggccagtgtgtcagttttaaaactggaccttcgtctaatcaaatgcttgtaactttgcttcgtgaagtcacattggattcaatggggtgtcaaaatgtgccggattagatagtgcatctattaaaagaacaaagttaccccaatatggttcagttttgaaattgtgattatttttccaagtgtaaggatactttcttggagcagtatataaTATGTCCAGGGTTTGCTTTGGACAAGCTACTAAAATGTACACTAAATAATCTTTTTTTCCGTATATATAGGTCATCAGCACTAGACAAAGGTCTACTGAGGAGACTGAAGGTGACCCATGTTGTCAACTGTGCACAGGGGCAGCAGTATGGTCATGTCGATTCAGACGAGGCATATTACCAGGTAATCAATGTTTGGGCTGatgtatatgtttgtttgttaaaaTGGTTATTTTGTGTAGAGAACCACACAGCACACGCATGACAAATCCTTTAGCTAGCCAATTGTCCACCTGTCAACAGTtgagaaaataatgaaaatgatcaGTTGAAACAGATCAGTTTGGAGTGAAGTGGTGTGGCTACCCAGCAAGTGTTAACCTCATGTTTTGCCATTAGAGAGAGACAGCGTAATGGTTGCTGGTGGTTGCACTTCATTTATGTACATATCCAATTGTGACCTTAAAAGCAGTTTGCGGATCAGGAAAACATTTTCCTAGCACACACCACAAAGCTTGATTTCAAACATCAGTAAAAATGTTCTGGTTGATGATGAATCAGGTTGTAGGTTTCCTGGTAACACATAGAGAGTGCGCAGTTGTTTGGACACCTCACCATACATAAAATGTCCAAATGTTCAACCTCTCAAGTCTCAAGCAATGCCAGACACCATGAAATGATGAGCTGACATCACATTGTAGGTTCCTGATTTTATCAAGACAACAATTACTACAAGTAGAAATAAAGTTAAAAAGCTGTTCAGTGGTAACTGCTTATCCATAAAAATAGCCTGTGTAGTAAAAGTTTTTAGGGGCCTCAGCTGTTTTGATCCTAGCAGGAACTTTATCGAAGGCAAAGTGGAATTGTATTAAAATGTTATACaatatttcttcttttttgaaGGATACAAACATCAAGTTCTATGCCATCCAAGCATCAGATGAGCTAGGATTCAACATTGCACCCTATCTAGAACCTACTGCTAAATTTATTGATCAGTCAATGAAAGAGGGAGGTATGTAATaaagtgtgtcttgtctcaagttgagagtaataccATGTTGTATTTCGCAGTGGCAAATTCTTATCAGTGCGTTTACGCGGTTGTGTCGCCAGTGTatgacaaatcgcccttctatgtGTGTGTATATGCCCTGTGGGATTACGTTAGCGAGTGTGATtggaatctgccactgtgaaatccaacatggagtTACTtttaacttgagatgagacaaacAATTATGAATGTGTAAAGCCACCATGCAAGGATGTACCATGTGAGATTTCCAAAGGGGCACAATTACAAAGGTATATTTTGCTGACTAGCTCCAAACATTACTTTACTCAGACAATTCCTGTGAAGGATATTAAACTTTGGTAGGTAAAGTATGGTACAATGTGGTCTGAAGATGCATATTGTAAAATTATTACAGTCTTTTGAGGTGGGAATGAGAAGCTAAAGTttttcggcttatataaggcggaaattattcggcttttgttactccGCGTGTCAATAAAGTCACtctcgtaaattcacataagcatgcaccagtcacgcattacgcaatgcacaactagcataagcattgcgcccaactgcgttcatgctattctatatcaatacatggtgttatgagtcttattttttctgccttatatatATAAACTGAACAAACTTTACCCTCATCCcgtcataaccctaaccctaatcttgcAATCCTAatcttaaccttaaccctaaacc
Above is a genomic segment from Amphiura filiformis chromosome 17, Afil_fr2py, whole genome shotgun sequence containing:
- the LOC140136949 gene encoding dual specificity protein phosphatase 3-like: MGSTCIIMQKYSDPCTPQTLENIAYDSERKFHVPECAFHEVYPNIIIGGESSALDKGLLRRLKVTHVVNCAQGQQYGHVDSDEAYYQDTNIKFYAIQASDELGFNIAPYLEPTAKFIDQSMKEGGRLFVHCCMGFCRAPTVVISYLMIHQGMDVREALTLVRSKRVVCPNQSFREQLCELNERLRKSQL